In Nostoc sp. UHCC 0926, a single genomic region encodes these proteins:
- a CDS encoding GxxExxY protein, with amino-acid sequence MRENELSGMIIGCAMRVHTALGPGLLESAYEECLDYELKKAELNVGKQIPLPLVYQDVQLECVYRLDLIVENQVIVEIKSVESFHPIHSVQLLTYLKLANCKLGLLLNFNVLHLKEGIKRVANNL; translated from the coding sequence ATGAGAGAGAATGAGTTGAGTGGAATGATTATTGGTTGTGCGATGAGGGTGCATACTGCTTTGGGGCCTGGTTTGTTGGAGTCAGCTTATGAGGAGTGCTTGGATTACGAGTTGAAGAAAGCCGAATTGAATGTTGGTAAGCAAATTCCATTACCCTTGGTTTACCAAGATGTGCAATTGGAATGTGTTTATCGATTAGATTTGATTGTCGAAAACCAAGTAATTGTAGAGATTAAATCTGTAGAATCCTTCCACCCGATTCATTCCGTTCAACTCTTAACCTATCTCAAACTAGCAAACTGCAAACTAGGTCTTCTCCTCAACTTTAACGTCCTTCACCTCAAAGAAGGTATTAAACGTGTAGCCAACAACCTCTAA
- a CDS encoding PDC sensor domain-containing protein, producing the protein MTTIYDWDNFKETWYTEAVKAGKPIWLRIFTWNYPNHPYIVASADRPIYDVQNRFLGMVAADIHLSPKNMVVNWNVFLLLVKEVS; encoded by the coding sequence ATCACTACTATTTATGATTGGGATAACTTTAAGGAAACTTGGTATACCGAAGCCGTAAAAGCGGGTAAACCTATCTGGTTGCGGATTTTCACCTGGAATTATCCCAATCATCCATACATTGTTGCTTCAGCAGATCGTCCCATTTATGATGTGCAGAATCGATTCCTGGGAATGGTTGCAGCTGATATCCATTTATCACCGAAAAACATGGTGGTAAACTGGAATGTTTTTCTACTTTTGGTGAAGGAAGTGAGTTGA
- a CDS encoding chromophore lyase CpcT/CpeT, whose product MNFSPQLIALGEYLAGEFDNREQAIGEPVWYVHLRLWQRPVNLFTEDSITLFAEQANVINLDKPYRQRIIRLRHRSNSDTSLEVQYYMPQDPGALIGAGHNPALLNTLTPEQLDLLPGCILTVTQETLARDRYKFTANPLPETRCSFSYLGKSVYVSLGFEATAAEFHSYDKGIDPATGKATWGAIMGPYRYTKRNQYSIS is encoded by the coding sequence ATGAATTTCTCGCCACAGTTAATTGCTTTAGGTGAGTACCTAGCTGGTGAATTTGATAATCGAGAACAAGCCATAGGAGAACCAGTTTGGTATGTCCACCTGCGCCTGTGGCAAAGACCAGTTAATTTGTTCACAGAAGATAGCATCACCCTGTTTGCCGAACAGGCTAACGTTATTAACCTAGATAAACCTTACCGCCAGCGAATTATCCGGTTACGTCACAGGAGCAACTCTGACACATCTCTGGAAGTGCAATACTATATGCCTCAAGATCCAGGTGCCTTAATCGGCGCAGGTCATAACCCGGCTTTACTAAACACACTGACACCCGAACAATTAGATTTACTACCAGGTTGTATCCTAACAGTTACTCAAGAAACACTAGCCCGCGATCGCTATAAGTTTACTGCTAACCCACTACCAGAGACTCGTTGCAGCTTTAGTTATCTTGGCAAAAGCGTGTATGTTTCCTTGGGATTTGAAGCCACAGCGGCAGAATTTCACAGCTACGACAAAGGAATTGATCCAGCAACTGGAAAAGCAACTTGGGGAGCGATTATGGGCCCTTATCGCTACACCAAGCGAAATCAGTATTCAATAAGTTAA
- a CDS encoding phage holin family protein, producing the protein MNIMTLLIVWVVTAISLLIISKLPLGVEIDTPGKAFLSAAVLGIVTAIVRPILSIVFAVPNLLTLDLLSSIFTFMIAVVCFSIAALLVEGFRLRYGIWSAVIGAFMLTIINSLIYKLLGV; encoded by the coding sequence ATGAATATTATGACGCTTTTAATTGTTTGGGTAGTAACAGCTATCAGCTTGTTGATAATTAGCAAATTGCCTCTAGGAGTCGAAATTGACACTCCAGGTAAAGCCTTCCTTTCTGCCGCAGTGCTTGGTATCGTAACAGCAATAGTCAGACCGATTTTAAGCATCGTTTTTGCAGTCCCAAATTTACTCACATTGGACTTGTTATCCAGCATTTTCACATTTATGATTGCCGTAGTTTGCTTTAGTATTGCTGCTTTGTTAGTAGAAGGCTTTCGCTTGCGTTACGGTATTTGGAGTGCTGTTATTGGGGCATTTATGCTAACTATAATTAACAGCTTAATCTACAAATTATTGGGCGTCTAA
- a CDS encoding glycoside hydrolase family 15 protein: MKTSTKLLARLEYYYQQIKTIILTRQNPITGLLPASTAITAHGDYTDAWVRDNVYSILAVWGLGLAYRKIDDDQGRTYELEHSVIKLMRGLLFAMMRQAHKVETFKHTQSLLDGLHAKYNTATGDIVVGDDQWGHLQLDATSIFLLILAQMTAAGLQIIYTIDEVNFVQNLVYYIGRAYRTPDYGIWERGNKINRGNAELNASSVGMAKAALEAINGLDLFGVRGSQASVIHVLPDEIARARITLESLLPRESGSKEIDAALLSIISYPAFAVEDSQLRDRTLNDIINKLAGKYGCKRFLRDGHQTVLEDNHRLHYEPWELKQFEHIECEWPLFFTYLVLDGLFRGEQEQVQKYQELLESLLIEQNGLRLLPELYYVPAESIEAEKVAPQTQPRLPNENIPLVWAQSLYLLSQMLSEGLLAVGDIDPLGRHLCVGKQREALVQIALLAEDEDLQTKLEVHGIEAQTPTQVEPIQVRKAGEFSAIYTQIGRNEKLGLTGRPVRRLRSLTTSRIFRIRGETIVFLPSFSDSQQFYLTLDYHFLLDQIRSELAYIQKYWSDLGRPTLTLMLTHTMLEIGSEALLELMQELKDGVCNGVRVKLGRLNQLILTAGIQRIDFLPNAEFSRSPVKNAGLRCYYLAYHPEKNWRLGHTQEFQMECETNLGLLLSYLRSSENIYEQIELLQTLIRLQGMEFDTGYGGPGYRVTVADLLDEVYTKAGDLSIWAVVRRAAGLRQMVDISLSDAVTSILVRGKQIAVGKAYSEASLITVPMSHDEIADKINHFCREDIRDRVLTQEILIYLGILIRSEPELFQGLLTLRVGYLILLITSELARELHVTQDEAYDYLMQLSPFEVKMRLRQVLTGYTGMSNLLRQQESLHVKQKESDIAWVVLPAIAEEIQVPPGGWRRFRQAEGATGRVPKEFFKQVWLLMRHCKGLVIGDKLERRNRLDSEIMLSEMTAGERNFALLVEHLLNKIEAPEYRQVNIEALIELGAIAANNPNLQIEEYIVLDVLIGHAVRLAWLENHTHRSDRYDEDKASAWRSFYNTSPRDCASYILKAFRFLTEFVKDF, from the coding sequence ATGAAAACATCTACCAAATTGCTAGCTCGCCTGGAGTATTACTACCAGCAAATCAAAACGATCATTCTAACTCGGCAGAATCCGATTACTGGTTTACTACCTGCGAGTACAGCGATTACAGCCCACGGTGATTATACTGATGCCTGGGTGCGAGACAACGTTTACAGCATTTTGGCAGTTTGGGGTTTAGGACTTGCATACCGCAAGATTGACGACGATCAAGGACGCACCTATGAACTAGAACACAGTGTGATCAAACTGATGCGCGGGTTGCTCTTTGCGATGATGCGACAGGCTCATAAAGTAGAGACATTTAAACATACTCAGTCGCTACTGGATGGACTGCACGCTAAATACAATACCGCGACTGGCGACATTGTTGTTGGTGATGACCAATGGGGACATTTGCAACTTGATGCCACATCTATATTTTTACTGATATTGGCGCAAATGACCGCTGCCGGATTGCAAATAATTTATACGATTGATGAAGTGAATTTCGTCCAAAATTTGGTTTACTACATTGGACGAGCTTACCGCACACCAGATTACGGCATTTGGGAACGTGGTAATAAAATTAATCGTGGTAATGCTGAGTTAAACGCCAGTTCCGTAGGGATGGCAAAAGCTGCTTTAGAAGCTATCAATGGATTGGATTTGTTTGGTGTGCGTGGTAGTCAAGCATCGGTGATTCATGTGCTACCAGATGAAATCGCCCGCGCCCGGATTACTTTAGAATCCCTATTACCGAGGGAATCTGGTTCCAAAGAAATTGATGCGGCACTGTTAAGTATTATTAGTTATCCTGCCTTTGCAGTAGAAGATTCGCAGTTACGCGATCGCACTTTAAACGATATTATCAACAAACTCGCAGGTAAATACGGCTGCAAACGCTTCCTACGTGATGGACACCAAACCGTTTTAGAAGACAATCACCGCTTACATTACGAACCGTGGGAACTGAAGCAATTTGAGCATATTGAATGCGAATGGCCATTGTTTTTCACTTATTTAGTTCTAGATGGATTATTTCGGGGTGAGCAAGAACAAGTTCAAAAATACCAAGAGCTTTTAGAATCATTACTTATAGAACAAAATGGTTTACGTTTATTGCCAGAACTTTATTATGTCCCAGCCGAAAGCATAGAAGCCGAAAAGGTAGCACCACAAACGCAACCACGTTTGCCCAATGAAAATATCCCCTTAGTGTGGGCGCAGAGTTTATATCTTCTCAGTCAAATGTTGAGTGAAGGGTTACTTGCCGTTGGTGATATCGACCCTTTGGGAAGACATTTGTGTGTGGGAAAACAACGTGAGGCATTGGTACAAATTGCCTTGCTAGCAGAAGATGAAGATTTACAGACGAAACTAGAAGTCCACGGAATCGAAGCGCAAACGCCTACCCAAGTAGAACCGATTCAGGTGAGAAAAGCTGGAGAATTTTCCGCTATTTATACCCAAATTGGACGTAATGAAAAACTTGGTTTAACTGGGCGGCCAGTGCGGCGGCTGCGGAGTTTGACAACATCTAGAATCTTTCGGATTCGCGGTGAAACAATTGTATTTTTACCTTCATTTTCAGACTCTCAACAGTTTTACTTAACCCTCGATTACCATTTTTTGCTGGATCAAATTAGAAGCGAACTAGCTTACATTCAAAAATATTGGAGCGATTTAGGGCGTCCGACTCTGACTTTAATGTTGACGCACACCATGTTAGAAATCGGTTCTGAAGCATTACTAGAACTGATGCAAGAACTGAAAGATGGTGTTTGTAACGGTGTGCGGGTGAAATTAGGGCGGCTAAATCAGCTAATACTGACAGCTGGAATCCAAAGAATTGATTTTCTCCCAAATGCAGAATTCTCGCGATCGCCAGTGAAAAATGCTGGACTACGTTGCTATTATCTAGCTTATCATCCTGAGAAAAACTGGCGCTTAGGACATACCCAAGAATTTCAAATGGAGTGTGAAACCAACTTGGGGTTATTACTTTCTTATTTGCGTTCATCAGAGAATATCTACGAGCAAATTGAGTTATTGCAAACTTTAATTCGCTTGCAAGGAATGGAATTTGATACAGGGTATGGCGGCCCAGGATATCGCGTCACTGTAGCCGATTTACTCGATGAAGTTTACACCAAAGCTGGAGATTTAAGTATTTGGGCAGTGGTACGCCGGGCTGCGGGGTTACGGCAAATGGTTGATATCAGCCTATCAGATGCAGTGACGAGTATTTTGGTGCGGGGTAAGCAAATTGCTGTGGGTAAAGCTTACAGTGAGGCGTCCCTGATTACCGTACCCATGTCTCATGATGAAATTGCTGATAAAATTAATCATTTTTGCCGTGAAGATATACGCGATCGCGTCCTTACCCAAGAGATTTTAATCTATCTTGGTATCTTAATTCGCTCAGAACCTGAACTATTTCAGGGACTACTGACGCTGAGAGTTGGCTATCTCATCTTATTGATTACCAGCGAACTAGCACGAGAATTGCATGTTACCCAAGATGAAGCATACGATTACTTAATGCAACTTTCACCCTTTGAAGTAAAAATGCGCTTGCGTCAGGTATTAACTGGATATACTGGCATGAGTAACCTGTTACGCCAGCAAGAATCACTGCACGTCAAACAAAAAGAAAGTGATATTGCTTGGGTGGTGTTACCAGCAATCGCCGAAGAAATACAAGTCCCACCAGGCGGTTGGCGGCGGTTTCGTCAAGCCGAGGGTGCGACGGGGCGCGTACCAAAAGAGTTTTTTAAGCAAGTTTGGTTATTAATGCGACATTGCAAGGGGCTAGTAATTGGGGATAAACTAGAGCGCCGCAATCGTTTAGATAGTGAGATAATGCTGTCGGAAATGACAGCGGGGGAAAGAAATTTTGCTCTGTTAGTTGAGCATCTGTTGAATAAAATAGAAGCTCCAGAATACCGCCAAGTTAATATTGAAGCATTAATAGAATTAGGAGCGATCGCAGCTAATAATCCCAACCTGCAAATCGAAGAATATATCGTGTTGGATGTGTTAATTGGTCATGCAGTGCGATTGGCATGGCTAGAAAACCATACTCATCGCAGCGATCGCTATGATGAAGATAAGGCGAGTGCGTGGCGATCGTTTTACAATACCTCTCCTAGAGATTGTGCTAGTTATATTTTGAAGGCATTTAGGTTCTTGACGGAATTTGTGAAAGATTTTTAA
- a CDS encoding ExbD/TolR family protein: MKVNLHTPIEEVQIQIIPLIDVVFCILTFFLLAALQFTRQQAINVDLPKASASSVSGITSQSGSLIVTIDAVGNTYIEKQLVKREDLGARLKQYLQANPSAVVVLNASRTATYNDVIETLDLLRQVGGDRVSLGIIPGPSQPPTNLLNQPNIPSFPINPGAAPIPGINPQGNLNPKFPLAPNSVPFPGVSQSPTGQGISPINPGISNPPASQAPVAPKKTQPPLKR; the protein is encoded by the coding sequence ATGAAAGTTAATCTACATACTCCAATTGAAGAAGTCCAAATTCAAATCATCCCTTTAATTGATGTCGTTTTTTGTATTCTGACGTTTTTTCTATTAGCGGCTTTACAATTTACACGACAACAGGCAATAAATGTTGATTTGCCCAAAGCCAGCGCTAGTTCAGTATCTGGAATAACATCACAGAGTGGAAGTCTGATTGTAACTATCGATGCTGTTGGCAATACTTACATAGAAAAACAGCTTGTCAAACGGGAGGATTTGGGAGCGAGGTTAAAACAGTATCTCCAAGCAAACCCTAGTGCTGTTGTGGTGCTGAATGCTTCGCGGACAGCAACTTACAATGATGTAATTGAGACATTAGATTTGCTGCGGCAAGTAGGGGGCGATCGCGTTTCTTTGGGAATTATTCCTGGCCCATCTCAACCACCCACAAACTTACTCAACCAGCCTAATATCCCCTCTTTCCCAATCAATCCTGGTGCTGCACCAATTCCAGGCATCAATCCCCAAGGGAATCTTAACCCTAAATTTCCCTTAGCACCCAATTCCGTACCCTTTCCTGGCGTAAGTCAATCTCCAACTGGACAAGGCATCAGTCCTATCAATCCTGGTATTTCCAACCCACCAGCATCTCAAGCGCCTGTAGCACCTAAAAAAACCCAACCTCCTCTTAAAAGATGA
- the hemF gene encoding oxygen-dependent coproporphyrinogen oxidase, which produces MLTNSQIPTVAAESSKSLPATDAQTRVSQFMKQLQDEITQALTKLDGVGKFLEDSWERPEGGGGRSRVLREGAIFEQAGVNFSEVSGSHLPASILTQRPEAAGHGFYATGTSMVLHPHNPYVPTVHLNYRYFEAGPVWWFGGGIDLTPYYPFAEDAAHLHKTLKQACDQNHPDYYPVFKRWCDEYFYLKHRDETRGVGGLFFDYQDGQDALYRGPNPNGEAAIYSNQVGTPATRNWEDLFAFVQDCGRAFLPAYVPIVERRHGMEYGDRQRNFQLYRRGRYVEFNLVYDRGTIFGLQTNGRTESILMSLPPLVRWEYGYKPEPNTPEAELYETFLKPQDWSNWTPRQ; this is translated from the coding sequence ATGTTGACCAACTCGCAAATACCAACTGTAGCAGCAGAATCATCGAAGTCTTTGCCAGCAACTGACGCTCAGACTAGGGTGAGTCAGTTTATGAAACAGCTGCAAGACGAAATCACGCAAGCGTTAACAAAACTAGATGGTGTGGGCAAGTTTCTCGAAGATAGTTGGGAACGCCCAGAAGGAGGTGGAGGGCGATCGCGCGTTCTGCGCGAAGGTGCAATATTTGAACAAGCAGGTGTAAATTTTTCGGAAGTTTCGGGTTCCCATTTGCCAGCCTCAATTTTAACCCAACGCCCGGAAGCAGCAGGGCATGGCTTTTATGCCACGGGCACTTCAATGGTATTACATCCTCACAATCCTTACGTGCCCACAGTTCATCTAAATTATCGCTACTTTGAAGCGGGGCCAGTATGGTGGTTCGGCGGTGGTATTGACTTGACACCTTATTACCCCTTTGCTGAAGATGCGGCACATTTACACAAAACATTAAAACAGGCTTGTGACCAAAACCACCCAGACTATTACCCAGTGTTTAAGCGGTGGTGTGATGAATATTTCTACCTGAAGCATCGTGATGAGACACGGGGCGTAGGTGGTCTGTTTTTTGATTACCAAGATGGTCAGGATGCTTTATATCGCGGGCCAAATCCGAATGGGGAAGCGGCTATTTATAGCAACCAAGTAGGAACACCAGCAACCCGCAATTGGGAAGATTTGTTTGCCTTTGTGCAAGACTGTGGCAGAGCATTTTTACCAGCCTACGTACCAATTGTAGAACGGCGACATGGGATGGAGTATGGTGATCGCCAACGGAATTTTCAACTCTACCGCCGGGGACGGTATGTAGAATTTAACTTAGTTTATGACCGAGGCACTATTTTTGGTCTGCAAACCAACGGACGCACCGAATCAATTCTCATGTCCCTACCACCCTTAGTGCGCTGGGAATACGGCTATAAACCGGAACCCAATACCCCCGAAGCCGAGTTGTATGAAACCTTCCTTAAGCCTCAAGATTGGAGCAACTGGACACCCAGACAATAG
- a CDS encoding YkvA family protein, whose protein sequence is MKFSIQSLYTWYGDLLRNPKYRWWAILGTLVYLASPIDILPDFIPVVGQIDDVFLLTLLVSEVSGLVIEGWKARKGDVGTEAPNTTEASTSTGSTIDIDAVSVK, encoded by the coding sequence ATGAAATTTTCAATCCAATCACTTTACACCTGGTATGGCGATTTGCTTCGTAACCCTAAATACCGTTGGTGGGCAATTTTAGGAACACTAGTCTATTTGGCCAGCCCAATTGATATTCTTCCAGATTTTATACCCGTTGTCGGGCAGATTGATGATGTTTTCCTTTTGACTTTGCTGGTTTCTGAGGTGTCTGGGCTAGTAATTGAGGGCTGGAAAGCTCGTAAGGGTGATGTAGGCACTGAAGCACCTAATACCACTGAGGCTTCTACCTCTACTGGAAGTACGATTGATATTGATGCTGTTTCTGTTAAGTAG
- a CDS encoding STAS domain-containing protein: MIQIDQKSYTTQDGNTVIVLTPAGRLDITTAWQFRLKLQECISKLSRHVVVNLAQVNFIDSSGLTSLVAGMRDADKIKGSFRICNVHPEAKLVFEVTMMDTVFEIFETEEEALEGVPRSIAS; the protein is encoded by the coding sequence GTGATTCAGATAGACCAAAAAAGTTATACAACCCAAGACGGAAACACCGTTATTGTTCTGACGCCAGCAGGTCGCCTAGATATCACCACTGCTTGGCAATTTCGCCTGAAGTTACAGGAGTGTATTTCCAAACTCAGTCGCCATGTAGTTGTAAATCTGGCTCAGGTAAATTTTATTGATAGTTCTGGTCTTACGTCTTTGGTAGCTGGAATGCGTGATGCTGATAAAATTAAGGGCAGTTTCCGCATCTGCAATGTACATCCAGAAGCTAAACTTGTGTTTGAAGTGACGATGATGGATACTGTCTTTGAAATCTTTGAAACAGAAGAGGAAGCTTTAGAAGGTGTACCTCGTAGCATCGCTAGCTAA
- the psb29 gene encoding photosystem II biogenesis protein Psp29, protein MNNVRTVSDTKRTFYNLHTRPINTIYRRVVEELMVEMHLLSVNIDFSYNPIYALGVVTTFDRFMQGYLPERDQESIFNALCRAIEQDPQHYQQDAARLQAVAKGLQVKDLIAWLGQTTFLDRDADLQAQLQAIANNPNFKYNRLFAIGVFSLLEQSDPELVKDEKQLTEALKAIAAGLHLSDDKLNKDLELYRSNLDKMAQALVVMADMLSADRKKREQRKQQSTTPVAPPSSNE, encoded by the coding sequence GTGAATAACGTCCGTACTGTCTCTGATACAAAACGAACTTTTTACAATCTTCACACCCGTCCGATCAACACTATTTATCGTCGGGTAGTTGAAGAATTGATGGTGGAAATGCATCTGCTGTCAGTAAATATCGATTTTAGCTACAATCCAATTTATGCCTTGGGCGTCGTCACTACCTTTGACCGCTTCATGCAAGGCTATCTACCAGAACGGGATCAAGAATCAATTTTTAACGCCCTATGTCGGGCTATAGAGCAAGATCCGCAACACTATCAACAGGATGCCGCAAGATTGCAAGCTGTAGCTAAAGGTTTGCAAGTTAAAGATTTAATCGCGTGGTTGGGCCAAACTACTTTCTTAGATCGAGATGCTGACTTGCAAGCGCAACTGCAAGCGATCGCCAATAACCCTAACTTTAAATACAACCGTTTGTTCGCAATTGGTGTATTTTCGTTATTGGAACAGTCAGATCCGGAATTGGTCAAAGATGAAAAGCAACTTACGGAGGCGCTGAAAGCGATCGCTGCTGGCTTGCACCTGTCTGATGACAAACTCAACAAAGATTTGGAGCTATACCGTTCTAATCTAGACAAGATGGCGCAAGCACTGGTGGTGATGGCAGATATGCTCTCAGCCGATCGCAAAAAACGCGAACAACGTAAACAACAATCAACTACCCCAGTTGCTCCCCCAAGTTCTAACGAATAG
- a CDS encoding MotA/TolQ/ExbB proton channel family protein — translation MDILDLFYKGGPAMWPLLVLSILSLSVIFERLWFWLRILTQEKQIVDRILDAAQDNWQVAADIARLASHQPVGRFLYAPLRFPKTDAETFRLALEATAEDELAGMRRGEKLLEAVIALAPLLGLLGTVLGLIRALRAIRIGDLGTESTAGVTTGIGESLIATATGLIVAIISLIFYRLFQSFVVNQVKVFRKAGNEMELLYRQSPPDFSNSTSAIVPENFTPPRKPGKTKVSEPPEPPNASN, via the coding sequence GTGGATATTTTAGATTTGTTTTATAAGGGCGGGCCAGCGATGTGGCCTTTGTTAGTTCTGTCGATTCTGTCTTTGAGTGTGATTTTCGAGCGTTTGTGGTTCTGGTTGCGAATTTTGACTCAGGAAAAGCAAATAGTCGATCGCATCCTGGATGCTGCCCAGGATAATTGGCAAGTAGCTGCGGACATTGCAAGACTTGCAAGCCATCAGCCTGTTGGGCGTTTTCTCTACGCCCCCTTACGTTTTCCAAAAACTGATGCCGAAACCTTTCGACTAGCACTGGAGGCTACAGCAGAAGACGAATTGGCTGGAATGCGGCGAGGTGAAAAACTTTTAGAAGCCGTAATTGCCCTAGCGCCATTGCTGGGATTGTTGGGCACGGTTTTGGGTTTAATCCGCGCTTTGCGAGCAATTCGGATTGGCGATTTGGGAACTGAATCTACAGCTGGGGTGACTACTGGTATTGGTGAATCCCTGATTGCTACTGCAACGGGGTTAATAGTTGCCATCATTAGTTTGATATTTTACCGCCTATTTCAAAGTTTTGTAGTCAACCAAGTCAAAGTTTTTCGGAAGGCAGGGAATGAGATGGAATTGCTCTATCGCCAGTCTCCGCCTGATTTTAGTAATAGTACATCAGCAATTGTGCCGGAAAATTTCACTCCACCCCGCAAGCCAGGAAAGACTAAGGTTTCTGAACCTCCTGAACCGCCGAATGCATCTAATTAG